A portion of the Bacillus sp. 2205SS5-2 genome contains these proteins:
- a CDS encoding thioredoxin family protein — protein MKKLASIEEFNSMKKSGQHVFLFSADWCPDCRIIEPILPEIEQDFQEYTFVYVDRDEFIDLCIELDIFGIPSFLAYHDDQERGRFVSKDRKTKEEIVTFLQNL, from the coding sequence ATGAAGAAATTAGCATCTATTGAAGAATTCAATTCGATGAAAAAATCTGGACAACACGTTTTTTTGTTTTCGGCAGATTGGTGCCCAGATTGTCGGATCATAGAACCTATTTTGCCTGAGATTGAGCAAGACTTTCAAGAATATACTTTCGTCTATGTAGATCGTGATGAATTTATCGACTTATGTATTGAGTTAGATATTTTCGGCATTCCTAGCTTTCTTGCTTATCATGATGACCAAGAGCGAGGTAGGTTCGTCAGCAAAGATAGAAAAACAAAAGAAGAAATTGTGACTTTTTTACAAAATCTCTAA
- a CDS encoding PTS transporter subunit IIC, translating into MKHYLEKKGIHFSFKTYFIDALSYMALGLFSSLIIGLIIKTIGVETNFFFSPFFTEMGTLAMSLMGPAIGAAIAYGLGAPPLVMFAAVVTGAAGATLGGPSGAYIAAVLSTEIGKLVSKTTKVDIILTPFVTILVGFTAASFIGPWIADFMTLFGSWIEWATEQRPITMGILVAGLMGLALTAPISSVAIALMLGLDGIAAGAATIGCAAQMVGFAVISYRENKFGGLLAQGIGTSMLQVPNIVRNPLILIPPTFAGMIIAPIGTAVWQMENIKEGAGMGTSGFVGQIMTFKTMGFTPEIMTQVALLHIAGPALIALIISEFMRKMGWIKLGQMKIDTGGK; encoded by the coding sequence ATGAAACATTACCTAGAGAAAAAAGGGATTCATTTCTCTTTTAAAACTTATTTTATTGATGCATTAAGTTATATGGCGCTCGGACTCTTTTCATCTTTAATTATTGGATTAATCATTAAGACCATTGGTGTGGAAACAAATTTTTTCTTTAGTCCCTTCTTTACAGAAATGGGTACTTTAGCGATGAGTCTAATGGGACCCGCCATTGGGGCAGCAATCGCATACGGGCTTGGTGCACCGCCTTTAGTGATGTTTGCTGCAGTAGTGACAGGAGCGGCCGGTGCAACGCTTGGAGGGCCCTCCGGAGCTTATATCGCAGCCGTATTGTCTACAGAAATAGGGAAGCTAGTGAGTAAAACGACAAAAGTCGATATCATCTTAACCCCCTTTGTGACCATATTGGTAGGTTTTACTGCCGCGTCATTTATTGGTCCGTGGATCGCTGATTTTATGACACTGTTCGGTAGTTGGATTGAATGGGCGACAGAACAGCGTCCCATTACGATGGGAATATTAGTTGCGGGCTTAATGGGCCTTGCATTGACGGCTCCTATTTCGAGTGTGGCGATTGCTTTAATGTTAGGTCTAGACGGAATTGCAGCGGGAGCAGCGACGATAGGCTGTGCTGCTCAAATGGTAGGATTTGCGGTAATTAGTTACCGTGAAAACAAATTTGGGGGATTGCTTGCACAAGGGATAGGAACCTCAATGTTGCAAGTTCCAAATATTGTTAGGAATCCACTAATTCTTATTCCGCCTACCTTTGCAGGAATGATTATTGCTCCAATTGGTACCGCCGTTTGGCAAATGGAAAATATCAAAGAAGGCGCTGGTATGGGGACTAGTGGTTTCGTTGGACAAATCATGACGTTTAAAACGATGGGATTCACGCCGGAGATCATGACGCAGGTCGCTTTATTGCATATTGCTGGACCTGCGTTGATTGCCTTGATAATATCAGAGTTCATGAGAAAAATGGGCTGGATTAAACTTGGCCAAATGAAAATAGATACAGGAGGAAAATAA
- a CDS encoding YtoQ family protein has translation MNLTVYLAGEIHSSWRNEVKEKASSLSLPLSFVGPMENHERSDSVGEDILGEQHTPIAKDEVASSINNFRTQVLLGKSDIVIALFGEKYKQWNSAMDASTAIALGKPLILIRPKNLHHPLKELSQKVTVTVETIDQALQVLTYVFENE, from the coding sequence TTGAATTTAACGGTCTACCTTGCTGGCGAAATTCATAGCTCTTGGAGAAATGAGGTAAAAGAAAAAGCTAGTTCACTTAGCCTACCGCTTTCATTTGTCGGTCCGATGGAAAACCATGAACGATCAGACTCAGTTGGAGAGGACATCCTCGGTGAGCAACATACCCCCATTGCTAAGGATGAGGTTGCATCGAGTATTAATAATTTCCGTACACAAGTATTATTAGGTAAATCCGATATTGTTATCGCACTCTTTGGAGAAAAATATAAACAATGGAATAGTGCCATGGATGCTAGTACAGCAATCGCTCTCGGAAAGCCATTAATACTAATACGTCCAAAGAACTTGCACCACCCATTAAAAGAACTTTCCCAAAAAGTTACTGTTACAGTAGAAACCATTGATCAAGCCCTACAAGTTCTTACCTACGTATTCGAAAATGAGTGA
- a CDS encoding DUF84 family protein, translating to MKIAIGSKNPAKVKAVEEAFRENGRVYELVSIQTNSGVNDQPLTDEETLKGAINRAERARLATESTIGIGLEGGVTETIAGLALCNWGVLSMENESPIIAGGARFLLPEEMSTRLRQGEELGPIMDEYCQTKDVSKKEGAVGVFSNGKISRQQMFEHVLNLLIGQWEYRCKSNKGPTQY from the coding sequence TTGAAGATAGCGATTGGTTCCAAAAATCCAGCAAAGGTGAAAGCAGTAGAAGAGGCTTTCAGAGAGAATGGTCGTGTTTATGAACTCGTGTCCATCCAGACAAACTCAGGTGTAAATGACCAACCGTTGACAGATGAGGAGACATTAAAAGGGGCGATAAATAGAGCGGAGCGTGCCCGGTTAGCGACAGAAAGTACGATTGGAATAGGACTAGAAGGAGGTGTCACTGAAACGATTGCGGGGTTGGCCCTTTGTAATTGGGGGGTTCTTTCGATGGAAAATGAGTCCCCGATTATTGCAGGGGGAGCTCGGTTTTTATTGCCTGAAGAGATGTCCACTCGACTTAGACAGGGAGAAGAGCTAGGTCCCATCATGGATGAATATTGTCAAACAAAAGATGTCTCTAAAAAGGAAGGAGCTGTAGGAGTCTTCTCCAATGGAAAGATTTCGAGACAACAAATGTTTGAGCATGTCCTGAATCTTTTAATTGGTCAATGGGAGTATCGATGCAAAAGCAATAAGGGACCAACTCAGTACTGA
- a CDS encoding M42 family metallopeptidase: MNNDTLQLFRTLTELPGAPGNEHLVRKFMKEQLSTYSEEIIQDGLGSIFGVKRGEEKGPTVMVAGHMDEVGFMVTAITDNGMIRFQTLGGWWSQVLLAQRVQIMTDAGPIIGVIGSIPPHLLSEEARKKPMEIKNMLIDIGADDQDDAKMIGIKPGQQILPICPFTPMANEKKILAKAWDNRYGCGLAIELLKELKNETLPNVLYSGATVQEEVGLRGAQTAATMINPDIFFALDASPANDMSGDKNEFGQLGKGALLRILDRSMVTHRGIREFILDTAESHKIPYQYFVSQGGTDAGRVHMSNEGVPSAVIGICSRYIHTHASMIHVDDYAAAKELIVKLVKTCDSSTIETIRQNS, translated from the coding sequence ATGAATAACGATACACTACAATTATTTCGTACTTTAACTGAATTACCAGGAGCACCGGGCAATGAGCATCTCGTTCGCAAATTTATGAAAGAACAACTTAGTACATATTCTGAAGAAATTATTCAAGATGGGTTAGGGAGCATTTTTGGTGTGAAAAGAGGAGAGGAAAAAGGACCAACAGTAATGGTAGCAGGTCATATGGATGAAGTAGGATTCATGGTTACTGCAATTACTGACAACGGAATGATTCGTTTTCAAACCCTGGGTGGTTGGTGGAGTCAAGTCTTGCTTGCTCAACGTGTTCAGATTATGACAGATGCTGGGCCAATAATAGGTGTGATTGGCTCAATTCCTCCTCATTTGTTATCTGAAGAAGCACGAAAAAAACCAATGGAAATAAAAAATATGCTTATTGATATTGGAGCAGACGATCAAGATGATGCTAAAATGATTGGCATCAAACCAGGTCAACAAATCTTGCCAATCTGTCCTTTTACGCCGATGGCAAATGAGAAAAAGATATTAGCAAAAGCTTGGGATAATCGGTACGGCTGTGGGTTAGCGATTGAACTGTTAAAAGAACTGAAGAATGAAACCTTACCGAATGTCCTCTATTCAGGAGCGACTGTCCAAGAAGAAGTGGGGTTACGGGGGGCGCAAACGGCAGCAACGATGATTAATCCGGATATATTCTTTGCCTTAGATGCTAGTCCAGCTAATGATATGTCAGGGGATAAAAATGAATTTGGTCAACTTGGTAAAGGGGCATTACTTCGTATCCTCGATCGCTCTATGGTTACGCATCGTGGGATTAGAGAATTTATTTTAGATACGGCAGAGTCACATAAAATACCGTATCAGTACTTTGTTTCACAAGGTGGAACCGACGCTGGACGAGTTCATATGTCTAACGAAGGGGTACCGAGTGCTGTTATTGGTATTTGTTCTCGTTATATTCACACACATGCTTCTATGATACATGTAGACGATTACGCTGCTGCAAAAGAGTTAATCGTCAAGCTTGTAAAAACTTGTGATTCTTCGACCATTGAAACCATACGCCAAAATAGTTAA
- a CDS encoding YtnP family quorum-quenching lactonase — protein MEQLTLGDITFTWLNGGVTHMDGGAMFGVVPKPLWSKRYDCNEKNQIELRTDPIFFQYMGKNIMIESGIGVNRLTEKQKRNYGVEEESSVEASLAKLEIKPEEIDIILMTHMHFDHASGLSKQENGELFSAFPTAKIYTSETEWTEMQSPNIRSQNTYWKDNWTAIQHQVSSFQNEIEILPGLKMIETGGHSDGHSIITIEYEEHRLIHMADIMPTHAHLNPLWVLAYDDYPMKSIQAKEKWISKAKAENYWFLFYHDAQYRALRLNEQGEALAEVKRGK, from the coding sequence GTGGAACAATTAACACTTGGAGATATAACTTTTACATGGCTTAACGGTGGAGTTACACATATGGATGGTGGAGCAATGTTTGGCGTAGTCCCTAAGCCACTATGGTCAAAAAGATACGATTGTAATGAAAAAAATCAGATAGAGCTAAGAACCGACCCGATATTTTTTCAATATATGGGCAAAAACATTATGATTGAATCTGGGATTGGTGTAAATCGGCTAACAGAGAAACAAAAGCGAAATTATGGAGTGGAAGAAGAATCTTCCGTTGAAGCATCGCTTGCAAAACTCGAAATTAAGCCGGAGGAAATCGATATTATTTTAATGACGCATATGCATTTTGACCATGCATCTGGTTTATCGAAACAAGAAAATGGAGAATTATTCTCTGCTTTCCCAACGGCGAAGATCTATACATCGGAGACGGAATGGACAGAAATGCAGAGCCCTAACATTCGCTCACAAAATACATATTGGAAGGACAACTGGACGGCCATTCAGCATCAAGTTAGCTCTTTTCAAAACGAGATAGAAATATTACCAGGGCTGAAGATGATTGAGACAGGTGGTCACAGTGACGGACATTCAATCATCACCATTGAATATGAAGAACACAGACTGATTCATATGGCTGATATCATGCCAACACATGCTCACCTAAATCCTTTATGGGTACTAGCATACGACGATTATCCAATGAAATCAATTCAAGCAAAAGAAAAGTGGATTTCAAAAGCAAAGGCTGAAAATTATTGGTTCTTGTTTTACCATGATGCTCAGTATCGTGCCCTTAGATTAAATGAACAAGGAGAAGCGCTTGCTGAGGTGAAAAGAGGGAAGTGA
- the trmB gene encoding tRNA (guanosine(46)-N7)-methyltransferase TrmB, producing the protein MRLRHKPWAKDKLNSYPQYAIGTPQEHKGNWHEVFEDNQPIHIEVGTGKGQFITEMARANPSINYIGIEYYESIIITALDRLIEAELPNVKILSVDAQNLEDYFADGEIDRVYLNFSDPWPKARHAKRRLTHESFLRIYENILVNEGEIHFKTDNQGLFEYSLQSFSFYGLPLTYVSLDLHQSDFEGNIMTEYEEKFSSKGQRIYRSEVRYPKK; encoded by the coding sequence ATGCGATTACGACATAAGCCATGGGCTAAAGATAAACTAAATTCATATCCTCAATATGCTATTGGTACTCCCCAAGAGCATAAGGGAAACTGGCATGAGGTTTTCGAAGATAATCAACCAATTCATATAGAAGTAGGAACGGGAAAGGGCCAATTCATTACAGAAATGGCAAGAGCGAATCCTTCCATCAATTATATTGGCATTGAGTATTATGAAAGTATAATAATTACGGCGCTCGATCGATTAATTGAAGCAGAGCTTCCAAATGTGAAGATTTTAAGTGTGGATGCACAAAATTTAGAGGATTACTTTGCGGATGGTGAAATAGACCGAGTATATTTGAATTTTTCGGATCCTTGGCCAAAAGCTCGGCATGCAAAAAGACGGTTAACCCATGAAAGTTTTTTACGTATATATGAAAATATTCTTGTGAACGAAGGGGAAATTCACTTTAAAACCGATAATCAAGGTTTATTTGAGTACTCTTTGCAAAGTTTTTCTTTTTACGGACTACCGTTAACCTATGTGAGTCTTGATTTGCATCAAAGTGACTTTGAAGGAAATATTATGACTGAGTATGAAGAGAAATTCTCTTCCAAAGGTCAAAGAATTTATCGAAGTGAAGTTCGTTATCCTAAAAAATAA
- a CDS encoding YtzH-like family protein, with translation MPLNQQNQMDLLTDILNNHLTDCCGSVAECEQVERLVKSLMVNGGVNHQVKSALEEIYKYSQEGKGTHHLNEHIQSHQENLQSWVNDVNSLT, from the coding sequence ATGCCGTTAAATCAACAAAACCAAATGGATTTACTTACTGATATATTAAATAATCACCTTACAGATTGCTGTGGATCTGTAGCAGAATGTGAGCAGGTAGAACGTTTAGTTAAATCATTAATGGTGAATGGAGGTGTAAACCATCAGGTAAAATCTGCTTTAGAAGAAATTTACAAATATAGCCAAGAGGGCAAAGGAACTCACCACTTGAATGAGCACATTCAGTCTCATCAAGAAAATCTTCAAAGTTGGGTGAATGACGTAAATTCCTTAACTTAA
- a CDS encoding phosphotransferase family protein, whose translation MEHLFDHEWEITPAGGATGEAFFAQREEQKLFLKRNSSPFLAVLSAEGIVPKLIWTKRLENGDVITAQQWLNGRELIAEEMKQDKVAKLLNKIHSTKPLLSMLQRLQVEPFRPEQMLSEIETNLESEVVHLPIVKEAIEFLQQEIKQIHNEEFVVCHGDVNHNNWLLSDYNQLYLIDWDGAMIADPAVDLGPLLYWYIPVEEWEVWLQQYGLKLTDSLLLRMKWYVVSQTLLSVQWHKTKSRFHEMNHWIEYLHRIL comes from the coding sequence TTGGAACATTTATTTGATCATGAATGGGAAATAACACCTGCAGGAGGAGCCACAGGTGAAGCTTTTTTTGCACAGCGAGAAGAACAAAAACTTTTTTTGAAAAGAAATTCTTCACCTTTTTTAGCTGTGCTCTCTGCAGAAGGAATTGTTCCAAAATTAATTTGGACAAAGCGCCTTGAAAATGGAGATGTGATTACGGCTCAGCAGTGGCTGAATGGGCGAGAATTAATAGCAGAAGAAATGAAACAAGATAAAGTAGCAAAATTATTAAATAAAATTCATAGTACAAAACCGCTTCTTAGTATGTTGCAAAGGTTACAAGTTGAGCCCTTTCGTCCTGAGCAGATGCTGTCTGAAATTGAAACAAATCTTGAGAGTGAGGTTGTTCACTTACCAATTGTGAAAGAAGCGATTGAATTTCTTCAACAAGAAATTAAGCAAATTCATAATGAGGAATTTGTGGTTTGTCATGGAGATGTCAATCATAACAACTGGTTGCTTTCAGATTACAACCAGTTGTATTTAATCGATTGGGACGGGGCTATGATAGCGGATCCGGCAGTTGATTTAGGTCCACTGTTATATTGGTACATTCCGGTAGAAGAGTGGGAGGTATGGTTACAGCAGTACGGCTTAAAATTAACTGATTCTCTTCTTCTCAGAATGAAATGGTATGTGGTTTCACAAACATTACTTTCCGTTCAGTGGCACAAAACAAAGAGCCGTTTTCATGAAATGAATCATTGGATTGAATACCTGCATAGAATTCTTTAA
- the pulA gene encoding type I pullulanase: MLSISRMFEAYLDDMNLVTILVPYSYFDGKSTSFSLCFKNDVWDMQIKEMIHLEEHMKYLCETNVGIEFGKTYKVKDERGTETDLQIGAVIRTQRFDELFYYEGNDLGANIMANGTQFKLWAPTATAVRVRYKSCLTSKEQEQDLERQENGVWALQAKRDLEGYYYRFLVCINLNWQEAVDPYAKSLSANSEWGVIVDMHKTLQLNSPPPPFASPTEAIIYEVHIRDFTSHPNSGVMNKGKYVGLNESETKTDDGYSTGFTYLNDLGITHVELLPVNDFFGVDELNPSKQYNWGYNPLFFNVPEGSYATNPTNPYQRINELKQVIQHYHSHDLRVILDVVYNHVYIQETSSFEKTAPGYFFRHDAFGLPSDGTGVGNDFASERLMARKFIVDSIVFWLKEYKVDGFRFDLMGNLDLETMKRVKHTVETIHSGALLLGEGWDLPTTLPLDQKATSKNAAKLAGVSFFHDIFRDAVKGSTFYLMEPGYALGKWGVEKKIVSLLTGNMVFENQRASELDVSQTVNYVESHDNHTLWDKIIGIFPDEPEFNKRRHRLATCLVLLSQGTPFLHGGQEFFRTKKGVENSYNSPDNINWFDWTRRVEHDDNIQYIKSIISLRKHQKAFQFHSIEQIQKHITVLQAEHGIVALHYHHIEQYGPWEEMIVVFHSGSQPQKIQLPKGKWHVIANDKKAALTPFEFNVEHEVTLAPFCVNIFCGK, translated from the coding sequence TTGCTTTCAATTAGTCGAATGTTTGAAGCATATTTAGATGACATGAATTTAGTCACTATATTGGTACCATACAGCTATTTTGATGGAAAGAGTACATCCTTTTCGTTATGCTTCAAAAATGACGTGTGGGACATGCAAATTAAAGAAATGATTCACTTAGAAGAACACATGAAATATCTATGTGAAACTAACGTAGGCATTGAATTTGGTAAAACATATAAGGTGAAAGATGAACGAGGAACGGAGACCGACCTACAAATAGGGGCGGTTATTCGAACACAGCGTTTTGATGAACTTTTTTACTATGAAGGCAATGACTTAGGTGCCAATATTATGGCAAATGGAACACAGTTTAAACTATGGGCTCCAACAGCTACAGCTGTGAGGGTTCGATACAAATCTTGCTTGACGTCTAAAGAGCAGGAGCAGGACTTAGAGAGGCAAGAAAATGGAGTGTGGGCTCTTCAGGCAAAAAGAGATTTAGAAGGCTATTATTATCGCTTTTTAGTATGCATCAATCTCAACTGGCAAGAGGCAGTTGATCCGTATGCAAAGTCCCTATCAGCAAATAGCGAGTGGGGCGTGATAGTCGATATGCACAAAACACTTCAGTTGAATTCACCACCGCCTCCATTCGCAAGCCCAACGGAAGCAATTATCTATGAGGTTCATATTCGAGATTTCACGAGTCACCCTAATAGTGGTGTGATGAATAAAGGAAAGTATGTTGGACTGAATGAGAGTGAGACAAAGACAGACGATGGTTATTCAACAGGGTTTACGTATTTAAATGATCTAGGTATTACGCATGTTGAATTATTACCAGTAAATGATTTTTTTGGTGTCGATGAGTTAAATCCTAGTAAGCAATACAACTGGGGATATAATCCATTATTCTTTAATGTACCCGAAGGATCATATGCGACCAATCCTACTAATCCCTATCAGCGAATCAATGAATTGAAACAAGTGATTCAACATTATCATTCGCATGATTTGCGAGTGATTCTAGATGTAGTTTATAACCATGTCTACATTCAGGAAACATCTAGTTTCGAAAAGACAGCACCCGGGTATTTCTTTCGCCATGATGCCTTTGGACTACCTTCGGATGGAACAGGAGTAGGAAATGATTTTGCGTCAGAAAGATTGATGGCGAGGAAATTTATTGTTGATTCTATTGTGTTTTGGCTGAAGGAGTATAAAGTCGATGGGTTTCGATTTGACTTGATGGGGAATTTGGATTTAGAGACCATGAAAAGAGTGAAACATACAGTAGAGACCATCCACTCAGGTGCTTTGTTATTAGGAGAGGGCTGGGACTTACCAACGACCTTGCCTCTTGATCAGAAAGCAACGAGTAAGAATGCAGCCAAATTAGCCGGCGTTTCGTTTTTTCATGATATATTCCGTGATGCGGTTAAAGGAAGTACATTTTACTTGATGGAACCAGGTTACGCTCTTGGAAAATGGGGAGTGGAAAAGAAAATAGTATCCTTACTTACTGGCAATATGGTGTTTGAGAACCAAAGAGCAAGCGAACTGGATGTAAGTCAAACCGTTAATTACGTAGAGTCGCATGATAATCATACCCTATGGGACAAAATTATTGGGATCTTTCCTGATGAACCGGAATTTAATAAGCGACGACATCGGCTTGCAACTTGCCTTGTGTTGCTTAGTCAAGGAACCCCATTCTTGCATGGGGGACAGGAGTTTTTCAGAACCAAAAAAGGCGTCGAAAATAGTTATAATTCACCAGATAATATTAACTGGTTTGATTGGACACGACGAGTAGAACATGATGATAATATTCAATACATTAAAAGCATTATTTCATTAAGAAAACATCAAAAAGCGTTTCAATTTCATTCAATAGAACAAATTCAAAAACATATCACAGTGCTTCAAGCAGAACATGGAATTGTAGCGTTACATTATCACCATATCGAGCAGTATGGACCGTGGGAAGAGATGATTGTTGTGTTTCATTCAGGAAGTCAACCCCAAAAAATTCAATTACCTAAAGGAAAGTGGCATGTTATTGCGAATGATAAGAAAGCTGCATTGACTCCATTTGAATTTAATGTAGAGCACGAAGTAACCCTAGCTCCATTTTGTGTCAATATTTTCTGTGGAAAATAG
- a CDS encoding diacylglycerol/lipid kinase family protein → MRTVFIVNPQARNGYSLKKWKELESELYTKLENVEIYYTKYQNHAKDLVKEMEQSFKDEQVMVVAVGGDGTVHEIINGAILKEHLVIGCIPGGSGNDFMKGFGQGRTMKDSLSILIDQIKRQGGSQSFDCGAYRLGKYQQGFFVNNMGAGFDAQVVKRANASVVKKWLNRFSLGKLIYAFYLLKELFFFKPETLQIKVDEETYSFDDTWFVSISNQPFYGGGMKIAPYANPTDGLLDITVVHKVTRLKLLFLFMTVYTGKHLQLKEVKSYQGKQIVVHSESDLQVHADGEEVGRINGQSNDQLSITVQEKSWKML, encoded by the coding sequence ATGCGTACTGTTTTTATTGTGAATCCTCAGGCGAGAAATGGCTATTCTCTAAAGAAGTGGAAAGAGCTTGAAAGTGAGCTCTACACCAAATTAGAGAATGTTGAAATTTATTATACAAAATACCAAAATCACGCGAAAGACCTAGTAAAAGAAATGGAACAATCATTCAAAGATGAACAAGTAATGGTTGTGGCAGTCGGAGGTGATGGCACTGTTCATGAAATCATTAATGGGGCCATCTTAAAAGAACACCTAGTAATAGGGTGTATTCCCGGTGGTTCGGGTAATGACTTTATGAAAGGCTTTGGTCAGGGAAGAACGATGAAGGACTCATTATCTATCCTTATTGACCAAATTAAACGGCAAGGAGGCAGCCAAAGTTTTGATTGTGGAGCGTACCGCTTGGGGAAGTATCAGCAGGGTTTCTTTGTGAATAATATGGGAGCAGGGTTCGATGCTCAAGTCGTGAAACGAGCGAATGCTTCGGTAGTGAAAAAATGGTTAAATCGTTTTTCGCTTGGAAAGCTGATATATGCTTTTTATTTATTAAAAGAATTATTTTTCTTTAAACCAGAGACCCTTCAAATCAAAGTAGATGAAGAAACCTATTCTTTCGATGACACTTGGTTTGTTTCCATTTCAAACCAGCCTTTCTACGGGGGAGGTATGAAAATTGCTCCGTATGCCAATCCAACAGATGGACTTTTAGATATAACAGTGGTGCATAAAGTGACTAGACTGAAATTATTATTTTTATTTATGACGGTATATACAGGAAAACATCTACAATTAAAAGAAGTAAAGAGTTATCAAGGAAAACAAATCGTTGTTCACTCAGAAAGTGATTTACAGGTTCATGCCGATGGCGAAGAAGTGGGTAGAATAAATGGTCAATCTAATGATCAGTTGTCCATTACAGTACAGGAGAAAAGTTGGAAAATGCTTTAA
- a CDS encoding nuclease-related domain-containing protein: MAQLLKLQDYVSRYEMDLYRYPSQFVRLKKQQWDKTYQTWELGEKHHLLQRLENLPTVSPERTFFRKFKSYFSKGKEIERTLFDQRDMEADEGFTFETSFHTLPVEEDELKKHFLDQLFQFQMKWASSTLTEKSYIDSSYYRDDNLRYLLQRFPDTYLVFYNPVLQLKNAPVELEILVLTPKELICITMLESNDGTAYIGSNERFWIEKYKDREKKILNPVISLNRMEKIIKNILSIHSVDLPVKKLILSRNGFLDYPSAPYHVELVDQRKYPQWFEEMRMFRSPLKNVQIRAAQAVLSYCQTTSFKRLEWDNDEDRDFSKGD; this comes from the coding sequence ATGGCTCAATTACTTAAACTTCAAGATTATGTATCAAGGTATGAAATGGATTTATATCGATATCCCTCTCAGTTTGTACGATTGAAGAAACAACAATGGGATAAAACGTATCAAACGTGGGAATTAGGCGAGAAGCACCATTTGTTGCAACGGCTAGAAAACCTCCCCACAGTTTCCCCTGAACGAACGTTTTTTAGAAAATTCAAATCATATTTTTCAAAAGGAAAAGAGATAGAAAGAACACTCTTTGATCAGCGAGATATGGAAGCTGATGAGGGGTTCACTTTTGAGACGTCTTTTCATACTCTTCCCGTAGAAGAAGATGAACTAAAAAAACATTTTTTGGATCAGCTCTTTCAATTCCAAATGAAATGGGCAAGCTCAACCTTAACAGAGAAATCCTATATTGATTCTAGCTACTATCGGGATGACAACTTAAGATATCTTCTACAGCGTTTTCCGGATACATATCTGGTGTTTTACAATCCTGTTTTACAGCTGAAAAATGCACCTGTTGAACTGGAAATCCTCGTACTTACGCCAAAAGAATTAATATGCATTACGATGCTTGAAAGTAATGACGGAACGGCATATATCGGAAGTAATGAACGGTTTTGGATTGAAAAATATAAAGATAGAGAAAAAAAGATACTAAATCCCGTTATTTCGTTAAATAGAATGGAAAAGATTATCAAAAACATCTTGTCTATTCATTCAGTAGATTTACCGGTAAAGAAGCTCATTTTATCACGTAATGGCTTTCTTGATTATCCTTCCGCTCCCTATCATGTTGAACTAGTGGACCAACGTAAATATCCACAATGGTTTGAAGAAATGAGGATGTTTCGGTCGCCATTAAAAAATGTACAAATACGAGCAGCTCAAGCGGTATTATCCTATTGTCAAACCACAAGCTTTAAACGTCTTGAATGGGATAATGACGAAGATAGGGATTTTTCAAAGGGAGATTAG
- the thpR gene encoding RNA 2',3'-cyclic phosphodiesterase, which yields MNEHYFLALPLTSSLKQEIHWWTAKIQRDWPFLQWVHPQDYHLTLIFLGKATSKQLESICQKLKEVPYDRFKIQIHEIGTFGNEEKPRILWAGVEDNPVLCSLQAYVYTVCKQEGIPLEARQFTPHITLARKWGGENVFSLNEIQNDFVFTMKKSPMVVENIVLYRTHMNQSPKYEAIQRFPLNR from the coding sequence ATGAATGAACATTATTTCCTTGCTTTACCGTTGACGAGTTCGCTGAAACAGGAGATACATTGGTGGACTGCAAAGATTCAACGAGACTGGCCGTTTCTTCAATGGGTTCATCCGCAAGACTATCACCTAACCCTAATATTCTTAGGGAAAGCAACTTCTAAGCAGTTGGAATCCATTTGTCAAAAGTTGAAAGAGGTTCCTTACGATCGTTTTAAGATACAAATTCATGAGATTGGAACTTTCGGTAATGAGGAAAAACCTCGTATTTTATGGGCTGGAGTGGAAGACAACCCAGTACTTTGTTCTCTTCAAGCTTATGTTTATACAGTATGTAAACAAGAGGGGATCCCATTGGAAGCACGTCAATTCACCCCCCATATAACTTTGGCTAGAAAATGGGGAGGAGAGAATGTTTTTTCACTGAATGAAATTCAAAATGATTTTGTTTTCACTATGAAAAAATCACCTATGGTGGTAGAAAACATCGTGCTCTATCGAACCCACATGAATCAATCACCAAAATATGAAGCAATACAGCGTTTTCCTTTAAATCGTTAG